GGACCGACGATTTCCACCCGCCGTTTGCCTACCTTGGGAGGTGTCCACTTCCAAACCAGCGGGAGGCACCATGGCAGCAATCGAGGTATCCGGTCTGATCAAGCGGTTCGGCGACGTGACCGCAGTCGACGACCTCAGCTTTTCCGTCGACCCGGGTACGATCACCGGGTTCGTCGGCCCCAACGGAGCAGGCAAGTCCACGACGCTGAGGGCGATCCTAGGCCTGGTGCGGCCCGACGCCGGGACCGCCCTACTGAACGGCGTCCCCTACCGGCAGCTTCCCAACCCGCCGGCGACCGTGGGGGCGGTTCTGGAGACCGGAGCCTTCCACCCCGGCCGCCGGGCCCGCGACCACTTGAGGGTGCTTGCTACGGCGGCCGGGGTCCCGCTCGACCGGGTGGACCCGACGCTGGAGGAGGTCGGCCTTGCGGGGGCCGCTTCCCGCAGGGTCGGCGGATTTTCGCTGGGCATGAGGCAGCGCCTCGGGCTGGCCGGCGCCCTGCTGGCCCGTCCGGAGATCCTCATCCTCGACGAGCCGGCCAACGGCCTGGACCCGGAGGGGGTCCGCTGGCTCCGGGACACCCTGCGCGCCCACGCGTTGGGCGGCGGGACCGTTCTTTTGTCGAGCCACGTGATCGCCGAGCTCGCACTGTCTGCCGACCACCTGGTGGTGGTGAAGCAGGGCCGGCTGGTGAGGCAGGGGACGGTGGAGCAGATCATGTCGACCGGTCAGGCCGCCGCCGTCAGGGTACGGACCCCGGACCGGGAGGCGCTGGTCAAGGCTTTGACCGACGCGGGAATGAGGCCGCTCGCCGGCGACGACGGTGAGGTGATTGTTGCCGGCGCCACGCCGGAGGAGGTCGGCCGGGTGGTCGCCCGCACCGGGATCGTCGTCTACGAGATGCAGATGGACCGCCCCCAACTGGAGGACGTGATCCTGGATCTCACCGTTGGAGGTGTTCAGTCATGAGCAGGTTGATTCGAGCCGAGTTCCGCAAGCTATCGACCGTCCGGACGTTCAA
This genomic interval from Actinomycetota bacterium contains the following:
- a CDS encoding ATP-binding cassette domain-containing protein; its protein translation is MAAIEVSGLIKRFGDVTAVDDLSFSVDPGTITGFVGPNGAGKSTTLRAILGLVRPDAGTALLNGVPYRQLPNPPATVGAVLETGAFHPGRRARDHLRVLATAAGVPLDRVDPTLEEVGLAGAASRRVGGFSLGMRQRLGLAGALLARPEILILDEPANGLDPEGVRWLRDTLRAHALGGGTVLLSSHVIAELALSADHLVVVKQGRLVRQGTVEQIMSTGQAAAVRVRTPDREALVKALTDAGMRPLAGDDGEVIVAGATPEEVGRVVARTGIVVYEMQMDRPQLEDVILDLTVGGVQS